In Defluviitalea raffinosedens, the genomic window CCCGCCACTTAACCTGTTGAATTCTTTATCCCTTAAATACTCAATACCTATCTTCTCGATTGCCTCATCCGCTTTATCTATATCATCTTTCCCCGGAACATAGCCAATATGCGAAGACCTACCTAATAAAATCATCTCTAAAACAGTGAAATTAAAGTTGGTATTATATAATTGTGGAACTGTTGCAACTATTCCGGCAAGTTAAAACATATGTTAACAAGAATCCAATAACCATATATGGAAGTACTGAGGCAATTTTCTCCCAGCTTGATGTATGAAGGCTTCCCATTATCCAGTATACTAATCCCTGAAGTTTTAACGGATCAATCATTATTTGCAGTATTGATAATAATGCAGTAAATAAAGCTGATATTACAACTCCCGATAAAACCAATGATACCACAGATGTATCCCCGTCTTTCATAGCAGCCATATAGCAGATGGCAACACCCATAATGGCGAAAATGAATGCACTGATCTGTACCGGAATATTAAGAAATGACAACGCAAGGGCAGCTCCAAAAGCTGCCCCTGATGATAAGCCAAGGGTATATGGCTCAACAATGGGATTCTTCAATACAGCCTGGAAGGAGGTCCCCGAAACCGAAAGACTTGCTCCAACAAGCATTGAAAGAATAACCCTTGGTAACCTTATCTCTAATAATACATTCAGGCTGTTTGTGTCAATTACACTATGAAAGAATGTATATCCGCTTATTTTATAAAGCATTAAATCTATCACCTTGGCAATTGGTATGTGATAGGAACCAATGCACAAAGTAATTAAAAAAACCGGTATTGGTAAGAAATATATTAATTTCTCTATGTCTTTTTTCATAAATATTTCCTTAATCCCTTGCTCTATTTATCTTACTCTATTTAAAATCGATGTTATATAACTTTTTCAGCATATCCGCTTTTGTTTTCTCAATGTCTGCATCCTTGAACAAATCAGGGTAAAGGGTTTTTGCTATGATGTTAACCGAATATATATATTTAACCGTCCAAAGATCGCAATAGAATGGATGGGGCAGCTCAACAACTGCTTTGTTTTTTATGGCATTTATATTGCTCCACTGTGCATCTTTGAAGTAGTCATCGGGATCCAAATCCTTGATATTCCACAAAATGATGAAGTCAGGATTCCAGTTAACAACCTGCTCCATTTTTGCAACAATATGTTCCTCATTTATATCGGCAGCAGAATTTTTCGCTCCACTCATTTTTATAATACTGTCACCGGTGCTGTTGCTTCCGGCGATGTCTAGCTTTGAAGGTCCCCATACAAATAGGGATGACGGCTTCTCTGATTCATCAATAGCTTTAATCTTATTTTTAATATTTTGAAGTTCTTTTTTTGTGTAGTCAATAATCTCTGCCGCTCTGTTTTCTTTGCCTGAGATTTTGCCCAGTATCTCCATCTTTGTGTAGACCTGCTCAAAGTTATCCACTTGTATTCCTACTACCTTAACCCCTTTGTCCTCCAGAGTTTTAATATCATCCTCCTGACCGGCCCACATGACTACCACATCCGGGTTCATCCCAACGATTTCTTCAATGTTTTTGTCAATAGCGGGGAGTGACTTGTTCTTTACCCTTTCATCAATCTGCGCAGTAAGTTCAAAAACATCCTTTGTATCATATGTCCATTTGTCTATTGCGATAACCTGGTCTTTCGCACCAAGCATATAAAGGTCATTCAAACCACTGTTTAGCAGACATACAATTTTCTTAGCCGGATAGTTTACTTCAACTTCTTTTCCTCTGGAGTCGATAATCTTCACTGTTGTGCTTTTAGTTTCTTCGTTTTGTTTTACTTCTGCTTTCTAGCAACCTACTGCAAGTATAGCCATAATACAAATCATGGT contains:
- a CDS encoding FecCD family ABC transporter permease, whose translation is MKKDIEKLIYFLPIPVFLITLCIGSYHIPIAKVIDLMLYKISGYTFFHSVIDTNSLNVLLEIRLPRVILSMLVGASLSVSGTSFQAVLKNPIVEPYTLGLSSGAAFGAALALSFLNIPVQISAFIFAIMGVAICYMAAMKDGDTSVVSLVLSGVVISALFTALLSILQIMIDPLKLQGLVYWIMGSLHTSSWEKIASVLPYMVIGFLLTYVLTCRNSCNSSTII
- a CDS encoding ABC transporter substrate-binding protein is translated as MKIIDSRGKEVEVNYPAKKIVCLLNSGLNDLYMLGAKDQVIAIDKWTYDTKDVFELTAQIDERVKNKSLPAIDKNIEEIVGMNPDVVVMWAGQEDDIKTLEDKGVKVVGIQVDNFEQVYTKMEILGKISGKENRAAEIIDYTKKELQNIKNKIKAIDESEKPSSLFVWGPSKLDIAGSNSTGDSIIKMSGAKNSAADINEEHIVAKMEQVVNWNPDFIILWNIKDLDPDDYFKDAQWSNINAIKNKAVVELPHPFYCDLWTVKYIYSVNIIAKTLYPDLFKDADIEKTKADMLKKLYNIDFK